From the Brassica napus cultivar Da-Ae chromosome A8, Da-Ae, whole genome shotgun sequence genome, one window contains:
- the LOC111214390 gene encoding uncharacterized protein LOC111214390 isoform X13 gives MKNNLKKKGKLLSIAKDCEVEVSIQEDGFRGSWYRAILEQNPTRVTGKKLRVSYKTMFNEDGVSPLKETIERSFIRPVPPECLNEGVVFKEGSVVDAYFNNGWWTGVIVVERPDGSFLVYFDDPPDIMRFIRSQLRPHADWIGSKWVKSKNKVLSQHMFTRGKLVEMTREISESEKEKIWVRALVITEVRKQGDDRRKFLIKRCTISQNSSDEAEGKHLIVDICKIRPSPPRDLCAEYSLNDYVEVVVTHGWRKGRVTEILLENKYKVYFAATKEDAVFNYTEIRLSMEWLGGGSWIRAHEREFENNAGTPIRPGQDSPSNTLATDEDDTLNDDATKIRSDQESPSITLVLESNEEDKVNDDATEITSSLERHRNTSVLEATEAETQNHETIYGKELPLPHESEDMMDDVATPIIDPQEIPRGETMSESNDKIALPKRISETGTKGVVLQRINKRSNLKLVGKVETLLGKEFKKLEDSFLAPVIKMGRKQKLMVFSRHLIHHLLLRRIDIGEKGLWFTFGEQLMRFSLREFHLTTGLPCVVDKDEDEAETSATKKKKKDPWMNKNQTLNTLLKLLVEKSKELTADQRLRLGATILVEGILMASNPVTSIPEERLLRARNFKEFCKYPWGNLAFDYLLKEVKSFTYAKLTENNQYAICGFIYALQLWALSSVNQLGTFFGISDDGIQFPLCLHWKETKALTIEEVNRFDQMEKVDVKCILGDPGLHSDLVEDVDCEFGRVVDLVKRGYRLKRQDWLNRSVDIAVAEAEVDENNSVPGIDATDQEKIEFLNNKVVSLEERVKYLEGLLNIRGETVKETEKSKETEAATKTKVNGQNADYELDENEVLGVYIDAKRKEIAKRKKNGVRPPREVGHQDEDDVEVEVNEEQPQEEEEQQQEDDTEDDVDDGDKESENPETNEGQTQEEEEQHQEDDAEVNEEQPQEEEEQQEEEDTEDDVDDGDKESENPETNEKQEEEEQQQEDDTEVNTDVDVGAKENGSENPVKGSKKRGRKDGEENEDAYEKPVKVTRKSERVTKGGEVNEDASEKPMKGTRKSKRGTKVNISQCIRVYKMLFSIINVTFFIVSSKLKGGEVNEDASEKPMKGTRKSKRGTKVNISLCIMLYKMLFSILYVTFFIVSSKLKDGEENEYAYEKPVKVTRKSERVTKGKKKGVTPPREVQQQVEDHAETNEDGEGNEDASKKHVKFTKKNGRGNKEHNVGTPKSKKQKKQFEKDSADDVIGSVLEDLKNAD, from the exons atgaaaaataatttgaagaaaaaaggaaaactttTGTCTATTGCCAAAGATTGTGAAGTAGAAGTATCTATTCAAGAAGATGGGTTCAGAGGTTCTTGGTATAGAGCTATCCTCGAGCAAAATCCGACGAGAGTAACAGGAAAAAAGCTTCGGGTTAGTTACAAAACTATGTTCAACGAAGATGGTGTAAGTCCTTTGAAGGAAACTATTGAAAGAAGTTTTATTCGGCCAGTCCCGCCAGAGTGTCTGAATGAGGGTGTCGTATTCAAGGAAGGGTCGGTGGTGGATGCTTATTTTAATAATGGTTGGTGGACTGGTGTTATCGTAGTTGAAAGGCCAGATGGTAGTTTTttggtttactttgatgatcCACCAGACATAATGAGATTCATCAGAAGCCAACTGAGACCTCATGCTGATTGGATCGGCTCCAAATGGGTCAAAAGCAAAAACaag GTATTGAGTCAACACATGTTTACGAGAGGGAAGTTGGTGGAAATGACCCGTGAAATTAGTGAAagtgaaaaggaaaaaatttGGGTCCGAGCATTGGTAATTACAGAAGTTCGGAAACAAGGAGATGATAGAAGAAAATTTCTGATCAAAAGATGTACAATCTCACAAAATTCGAGTGATGAAGCGGAAGGAAAACATTTAATAGTTGATATTTGCAAAATAAGGCCATCTCCTCCTCGAGATCTTTGTGCAGAGTACAGTCTGAACGACTATGTTGAAGTGGTTGTTACCCATGGGTGGCGCAAAGGTCGAGTGACGGAAATTCTCCTTGAAAACAAATACAAAGTGTATTTCGCTGCCACAAAAGAGGATGCGGTTTTTAATTATACTGAGATTAGGCTGTCAATGGAGTGGCTAGGTGGTGGTAGTTGGATTCGCGCACATGAG AGAGAATTTGAAAATAATGCTGGCACACCAATCAGACCCGGTCAAGATAGTCCTAGTAACACACTTGCCACCGATGAAGATGATACGTTGAATGATGATGCCACCAAAATCAGATCCGATCAAGAGAGCCCTAGTATCACACTTGTTTTAGAATCCAATGAAGAGGATAAGGTGAATGATGATGCCACAGAAATCACATCCTCTCTCGAGAGACACAGAAACACTTCTGTTTTAGAAGCCACTGAGGCTGAAACACAAAACCATGAAACCATATAT GGAAAGGAGTTACCATTACCTCATGAATCAGAAGATATGATGGATGATGTAGCCACTCCAATCATAGACCCTCAAGAGATTCCACGAG GTGAAACGATGAGTGAGTCTAATGACAAGATTGCTTTGCCAAAAAGAATCTCCGAAACTGGTACAAAAGGAGTCGTATTGCAAAGAATTAACAAGCGCTCCAATCTGAAGTTGGTTGGTAAAGTTGAAACCCTTTTGGGCAAAGAATTCAAGAAGCTTGAAGATTCATTCTTGGCTCCGGTAATTAAGATGGGAAGGAAGCAGAAGCTTATGGTGTTTTCAAGGCATTTGATTCATCACTTACTCTTAAGGAGAATTGATATAGGCGAGAAGGGTTTGTGGTTTACTTTTGGAGAACAACTAATGAGGTTTTCTCTAAGAGAATTCCACTTGACAACGGGTCTGCCTTGTGttgttgataaagatgaagatgaagccgAGACTTCagcaacaaaaaagaagaagaaagatccATGGATGAACAAGAATCAAACTCTAAACACCTTGCTTAAGCTTCTTGTCGAAAAGAGTAAAGAGCTTACTGCTGATCAGAGATTAAGATTGGGAGCTACAATCCTTGTGGAAGGGATATTGATGGCAAGCAATCCGGTGACAAGTATTCCAGAAGAGCGTCTGCTTAGAGCTAGAAATTTCAAAGAGTTTTGCAAGTATCCCTGGGGGAATTTGGCCTTTGATTATTTACTGAAAGAAGTGAAGAGCTTTACCTATGCAAAGCTGACGGAGAATAATCAATACGCGATTTGTGGCTTTATATATGCGCTTCAGCTCTGGGCGTTATCTTCTGTGAATCAACTAGGCACATTCTTTGGTATTAGCGATGATGGAATTCAGTTTCCCTTGTGCTTGCATTGGAAAGAAACCAAAGCGCTTACTATTGAGGAGGTTAACAGATTCGACCAAATGGAGAAG GTTGATGTCAAATGTATCCTTGGAGATCCCGGATTGCATAGCGACTTGGTTGAAGATGTTGACTGTGAATTTGGAAGAGTTGTTGATCTTGTCAAAAGAGGATATCGTTTGAAGAGACAAGATTGGCTCAATAGAAGTGTCGACATTGCCGTTGCTGAAGCTGAAGTGGACGAAAATAATTCTGTTCCTGGGATTGATGCAACTGATCAAGAAAAGATTGAATTCCTCAATAATAAGGTAGTGTCTCTTGAAGAAAGAGTGAAGTACCTTGAAGGTCTTTTGAACATTCGTGGAGAAACTGTGAAG GAAACTGAGAAGTCAAAAGAAACTGAAGCCGCCACAAAAACCAAG GTAAATGGACAGAATGCCGATTATGAACTTGACGAAAATGAAGTTTTAGGAGTTTATATAGATGCCAAAAGAAAGGAAATCGCTaag AGAAAGAAGAATGGTGTAAGACCTCCACGTGAAGTAGGACatcaagatgaagatgatgtaGAAGTCGAAGTCAATGAA gaacaaccacaagaagaagaggaacaacaacaagaagatgATACAGAAGACGATGTGGACGATGGTGATAAAGAGAGTGAAAATCCGGAAACCAATGAA GGACAGACACAAGAGGAAGAGGAACAACACCAAGAGGATGACGCAGAAGTCAATGAA gaacagccacaagaagaagaggaacaacaagaagaagaggatacAGAAGACGATGTGGACGACGGTGATAAAGAGAGTGAAAATCCGGAAACCAATGAA AAACAAGAGGAAGAGGAGCAACAACAAGAGGATGACACAGAAGTCAATACAGATGTTGACGTCGGTGCTAAGGAAAATGGATCTGAAAACCCCGTGAAAGGTTCAAAGAAACGTGGAAGAAAG GATGGAGAAGAAAATGAGGATGCATATGAAAAGCCCGTGAAGGTTACAAGGAAAAGTGAAAGAGTAACTAAG GGTGGAGAAGTAAATGAGGATGCATCTGAAAAGCCCATGAAGGGTACAAGGAAAAGTAAAAGAGGAACTAAGGTGAATATCTCTCAGtgtataagggtttataaaatgcTGTTTAGTATAATCAatgtaactttttttattgtgtCATCAAAATTGAAGGGTGGAGAAGTAAATGAGGATGCATCTGAAAAGCCCATGAAGGGTACAAGGAAAAGTAAAAGAGGAACTAAGGTGAATATCTCTCTGTGTATAATGCTTTATAAAATGTTGTTTAGTATACTCtatgtaactttttttattgtgtCATCAAAATTGAAGGATGGAGAAGAAAATGAGTATGCATATGAAAAGCCCGTGAAGGTTACAAGGAAAAGTGAAAGAGTAACTAAG GGAAAGAAGAAAGGTGTAACACCCCCACGTGAAGTACAACAACAAGTAGAAGATCATGCAGAAACCAATGAA GATGGAGAAGGGAATGAGGATGCATCTAAAAAGCACGTGAAGTTTACAAAGAAGAATGGAAGAGGAAATAAG GAACACAATGTTGGCACCCCCAAAtcgaaaaaacaaaagaaacaatttGAGAAAGATTCAGCTGATGATGTGATAGGAAGTGTTTTGGAAGATCTTAAAAATGCCGATTAG
- the LOC111214390 gene encoding uncharacterized protein LOC111214390 isoform X8 has translation MKNNLKKKGKLLSIAKDCEVEVSIQEDGFRGSWYRAILEQNPTRVTGKKLRVSYKTMFNEDGVSPLKETIERSFIRPVPPECLNEGVVFKEGSVVDAYFNNGWWTGVIVVERPDGSFLVYFDDPPDIMRFIRSQLRPHADWIGSKWVKSKNKVLSQHMFTRGKLVEMTREISESEKEKIWVRALVITEVRKQGDDRRKFLIKRCTISQNSSDEAEGKHLIVDICKIRPSPPRDLCAEYSLNDYVEVVVTHGWRKGRVTEILLENKYKVYFAATKEDAVFNYTEIRLSMEWLGGGSWIRAHEREFENNAGTPIRPGQDSPSNTLATDEDDTLNDDATKIRSDQESPSITLVLESNEEDKVNDDATEITSSLERHRNTSVLEATEAETQNHETIYGKELPLPHESEDMMDDVATPIIDPQEIPRGETMSESNDKIALPKRISETGTKGVVLQRINKRSNLKLVGKVETLLGKEFKKLEDSFLAPVIKMGRKQKLMVFSRHLIHHLLLRRIDIGEKGLWFTFGEQLMRFSLREFHLTTGLPCVVDKDEDEAETSATKKKKKDPWMNKNQTLNTLLKLLVEKSKELTADQRLRLGATILVEGILMASNPVTSIPEERLLRARNFKEFCKYPWGNLAFDYLLKEVKSFTYAKLTENNQYAICGFIYALQLWALSSVNQLGTFFGISDDGIQFPLCLHWKETKALTIEEVNRFDQMEKVDVKCILGDPGLHSDLVEDVDCEFGRVVDLVKRGYRLKRQDWLNRSVDIAVAEAEVDENNSVPGIDATDQEKIEFLNNKVVSLEERVKYLEGLLNIRGETVKETEKSKETEAATKTKVNGQNADYELDENEVLGVYIDAKRKEIAKRKKNGVRPPREVGHQDEDDVEVEVNEEQPQEEEEQQQEDDTEDDVDDGDKESENPETNEGQTQEEEEQHQEDDAEVNEEQPQEEEEQQEEEDTEDDVDDGDKESENPETNEKQEEEEQQQEDDTEVNTDVDVGAKENGSENPVKGSKKRGRKDGEENEDAYEKPVKVTRKSERVTKVNISLCIMLYKMLFSIINVTFFIVSSKLKGGEVNEDASEKPMKGTRKSKRGTKVNISQCIRVYKMLFSIINVTFFIVSSKLKGGEVNEDASEKPMKGTRKSKRGTKVNISLCIMLYKMLFSILYVTFFIVSSKLKDGEENEYAYEKPVKVTRKSERVTKGKKKGVTPPREVQQQVEDHAETNEDGEGNEDASKKHVKFTKKNGRGNKEHNVGTPKSKKQKKQFEKDSADDVIGSVLEDLKNAD, from the exons atgaaaaataatttgaagaaaaaaggaaaactttTGTCTATTGCCAAAGATTGTGAAGTAGAAGTATCTATTCAAGAAGATGGGTTCAGAGGTTCTTGGTATAGAGCTATCCTCGAGCAAAATCCGACGAGAGTAACAGGAAAAAAGCTTCGGGTTAGTTACAAAACTATGTTCAACGAAGATGGTGTAAGTCCTTTGAAGGAAACTATTGAAAGAAGTTTTATTCGGCCAGTCCCGCCAGAGTGTCTGAATGAGGGTGTCGTATTCAAGGAAGGGTCGGTGGTGGATGCTTATTTTAATAATGGTTGGTGGACTGGTGTTATCGTAGTTGAAAGGCCAGATGGTAGTTTTttggtttactttgatgatcCACCAGACATAATGAGATTCATCAGAAGCCAACTGAGACCTCATGCTGATTGGATCGGCTCCAAATGGGTCAAAAGCAAAAACaag GTATTGAGTCAACACATGTTTACGAGAGGGAAGTTGGTGGAAATGACCCGTGAAATTAGTGAAagtgaaaaggaaaaaatttGGGTCCGAGCATTGGTAATTACAGAAGTTCGGAAACAAGGAGATGATAGAAGAAAATTTCTGATCAAAAGATGTACAATCTCACAAAATTCGAGTGATGAAGCGGAAGGAAAACATTTAATAGTTGATATTTGCAAAATAAGGCCATCTCCTCCTCGAGATCTTTGTGCAGAGTACAGTCTGAACGACTATGTTGAAGTGGTTGTTACCCATGGGTGGCGCAAAGGTCGAGTGACGGAAATTCTCCTTGAAAACAAATACAAAGTGTATTTCGCTGCCACAAAAGAGGATGCGGTTTTTAATTATACTGAGATTAGGCTGTCAATGGAGTGGCTAGGTGGTGGTAGTTGGATTCGCGCACATGAG AGAGAATTTGAAAATAATGCTGGCACACCAATCAGACCCGGTCAAGATAGTCCTAGTAACACACTTGCCACCGATGAAGATGATACGTTGAATGATGATGCCACCAAAATCAGATCCGATCAAGAGAGCCCTAGTATCACACTTGTTTTAGAATCCAATGAAGAGGATAAGGTGAATGATGATGCCACAGAAATCACATCCTCTCTCGAGAGACACAGAAACACTTCTGTTTTAGAAGCCACTGAGGCTGAAACACAAAACCATGAAACCATATAT GGAAAGGAGTTACCATTACCTCATGAATCAGAAGATATGATGGATGATGTAGCCACTCCAATCATAGACCCTCAAGAGATTCCACGAG GTGAAACGATGAGTGAGTCTAATGACAAGATTGCTTTGCCAAAAAGAATCTCCGAAACTGGTACAAAAGGAGTCGTATTGCAAAGAATTAACAAGCGCTCCAATCTGAAGTTGGTTGGTAAAGTTGAAACCCTTTTGGGCAAAGAATTCAAGAAGCTTGAAGATTCATTCTTGGCTCCGGTAATTAAGATGGGAAGGAAGCAGAAGCTTATGGTGTTTTCAAGGCATTTGATTCATCACTTACTCTTAAGGAGAATTGATATAGGCGAGAAGGGTTTGTGGTTTACTTTTGGAGAACAACTAATGAGGTTTTCTCTAAGAGAATTCCACTTGACAACGGGTCTGCCTTGTGttgttgataaagatgaagatgaagccgAGACTTCagcaacaaaaaagaagaagaaagatccATGGATGAACAAGAATCAAACTCTAAACACCTTGCTTAAGCTTCTTGTCGAAAAGAGTAAAGAGCTTACTGCTGATCAGAGATTAAGATTGGGAGCTACAATCCTTGTGGAAGGGATATTGATGGCAAGCAATCCGGTGACAAGTATTCCAGAAGAGCGTCTGCTTAGAGCTAGAAATTTCAAAGAGTTTTGCAAGTATCCCTGGGGGAATTTGGCCTTTGATTATTTACTGAAAGAAGTGAAGAGCTTTACCTATGCAAAGCTGACGGAGAATAATCAATACGCGATTTGTGGCTTTATATATGCGCTTCAGCTCTGGGCGTTATCTTCTGTGAATCAACTAGGCACATTCTTTGGTATTAGCGATGATGGAATTCAGTTTCCCTTGTGCTTGCATTGGAAAGAAACCAAAGCGCTTACTATTGAGGAGGTTAACAGATTCGACCAAATGGAGAAG GTTGATGTCAAATGTATCCTTGGAGATCCCGGATTGCATAGCGACTTGGTTGAAGATGTTGACTGTGAATTTGGAAGAGTTGTTGATCTTGTCAAAAGAGGATATCGTTTGAAGAGACAAGATTGGCTCAATAGAAGTGTCGACATTGCCGTTGCTGAAGCTGAAGTGGACGAAAATAATTCTGTTCCTGGGATTGATGCAACTGATCAAGAAAAGATTGAATTCCTCAATAATAAGGTAGTGTCTCTTGAAGAAAGAGTGAAGTACCTTGAAGGTCTTTTGAACATTCGTGGAGAAACTGTGAAG GAAACTGAGAAGTCAAAAGAAACTGAAGCCGCCACAAAAACCAAG GTAAATGGACAGAATGCCGATTATGAACTTGACGAAAATGAAGTTTTAGGAGTTTATATAGATGCCAAAAGAAAGGAAATCGCTaag AGAAAGAAGAATGGTGTAAGACCTCCACGTGAAGTAGGACatcaagatgaagatgatgtaGAAGTCGAAGTCAATGAA gaacaaccacaagaagaagaggaacaacaacaagaagatgATACAGAAGACGATGTGGACGATGGTGATAAAGAGAGTGAAAATCCGGAAACCAATGAA GGACAGACACAAGAGGAAGAGGAACAACACCAAGAGGATGACGCAGAAGTCAATGAA gaacagccacaagaagaagaggaacaacaagaagaagaggatacAGAAGACGATGTGGACGACGGTGATAAAGAGAGTGAAAATCCGGAAACCAATGAA AAACAAGAGGAAGAGGAGCAACAACAAGAGGATGACACAGAAGTCAATACAGATGTTGACGTCGGTGCTAAGGAAAATGGATCTGAAAACCCCGTGAAAGGTTCAAAGAAACGTGGAAGAAAG GATGGAGAAGAAAATGAGGATGCATATGAAAAGCCCGTGAAGGTTACAAGGAAAAGTGAAAGAGTAACTAAGGTAAATATCTCTCTGTGTATAATGCTTTATAAAATGCTGTTTAGTATAATCAatgtaactttttttattgtgtCATCAAAATTGAAGGGTGGAGAAGTAAATGAGGATGCATCTGAAAAGCCCATGAAGGGTACAAGGAAAAGTAAAAGAGGAACTAAGGTGAATATCTCTCAGtgtataagggtttataaaatgcTGTTTAGTATAATCAatgtaactttttttattgtgtCATCAAAATTGAAGGGTGGAGAAGTAAATGAGGATGCATCTGAAAAGCCCATGAAGGGTACAAGGAAAAGTAAAAGAGGAACTAAGGTGAATATCTCTCTGTGTATAATGCTTTATAAAATGTTGTTTAGTATACTCtatgtaactttttttattgtgtCATCAAAATTGAAGGATGGAGAAGAAAATGAGTATGCATATGAAAAGCCCGTGAAGGTTACAAGGAAAAGTGAAAGAGTAACTAAG GGAAAGAAGAAAGGTGTAACACCCCCACGTGAAGTACAACAACAAGTAGAAGATCATGCAGAAACCAATGAA GATGGAGAAGGGAATGAGGATGCATCTAAAAAGCACGTGAAGTTTACAAAGAAGAATGGAAGAGGAAATAAG GAACACAATGTTGGCACCCCCAAAtcgaaaaaacaaaagaaacaatttGAGAAAGATTCAGCTGATGATGTGATAGGAAGTGTTTTGGAAGATCTTAAAAATGCCGATTAG